The nucleotide window CTTTGAAAACCTTGATTCCACCGTTCTGCGCCACCGATACGCTATTTATATGCGCGACATCTCCCAGACAGAGCAGACGCAGAACGACCTTTCCGCCATCAACGGCATCGTGAAGGTTAACGCCAACCTCAGCATTGCCAGAGGCTTTGTCACCGTCAGCAACGTCGTCAGCGCCGTGTCGCTCACTATTGCTGCCGTCTTGCTCGTTATTTCTCTTTTTATCATGTCCAACACCATCAAACTGGCGACGTTTGACAGGCGTGAGGAAATCGCCATTATGAAAATGGTCGGCGCGACGAACAGCTTTATCCGATGGCCGTTTGTTTTTCAGGGCTTTACACTCGGCCTTGCCGGCGCGCTGATTGCCTTCATTGCGCAGTGGATCATCTATGCCCTTGTTGCCAACATGCTCGTGAACAGCTATGCGCTGACCTTTGTCACAACGATCCCATTTTCAAGCGTCGCCATACCGATTTTCCTTGTGTTTGTCGGAATTGGGTTTGGCGTCGGCGTCGGCGGCAGCGCAATGGCCATCAAGAACTATTTGAGAGTCTGAGAAGGTGTATCTATGACGAGAAAATGGTTTATCCGTATTGTTGCCATTCTCCTGGCGCTTTTGATGGCGGTATCCGTGCTTTATATTGCGGTTAACAGTATTAAGGCGAGTGCCGTCACCCAGAGCCAGATCGATAGTCTGAAAAAGCAGCAGAAGGAAATTGAACGCAAAAAACAGGAGATCCAATCGCAGATTAACTCGCTGAAATATCAGCAGTCGACCGCGATGGCGAAAAAGAACGTCCTTGATAATCAAATCGACCTGACGCAGCAGGAGATAGCCAACATCACCGATCAAATCGAAACATATACACAGCTCATTGCAGCCAAGGAGACAGAGGTTCAGCAGGATCAGCAGTATGAAGACGAGCAGTTTGCACTCTTTAAAGCCCGCATGCGGACGATGGAGGAAAACGGCACCATCTCATACATAGCCGTCGTCTTTGACGCCAGCAGCTTTGCCGATTTGCTCGCCCGCATTGACTTCGTCGGTGACGTGATGCATTACGACCAGAACCTTTATATGAAGCTCAAGGCCGCCAAGCAGGCGACGATTGACGCCAAAGCGGCGCTGGAGGTGGCCAAGGCCGACCAAGAGGCCGACAAAGCCGACCTGCAGAAAAAGCAGACGGAGCTCACAGCGCAGCTGGCCGAGGCCGAAGCCCTCGTGCAGCAGCTGGAGGATAATCTGAATCAGGCCAAAGAGCTTTACGAGCAGGAAAACGCGGAAGGCGACAAGATTCAGGCGGACATCAATAAAAAAGTTGAGGAGCTCCGCAAGCAAAACGAGCAGTCGGGTAATGGCGTCGTCGGTACCGGTCAGCTCACCTGGCCGACGCCGTCGTGCATGATTGTCACGTCGCCGTTCGGTATGCGCATGCATCCGATTTATCATGAGATGCGCATGCATTATGGCATTGATATCGGCGCAAAATATGGAGCGAGCATCGTTGCCGCCGACAGCGGCACGATCATCATCTCCGAATACAGCTCCTCCTATGGCAATTATATCGTCATCAGCCACGGCAACGGCATGACGACGCTGTACGCCCATATGAGTGCGCGCCTTGTCAAGGCCGGTGATAAAGTGACAAAAGGAGATACCATCGGTAAAGTCGGCTCAACCGGCGCATCAACGGGTGCACACCTGCACTTTGAAGTCTCCAAGAACGGGACGCGCGTCAATCCGCTGCAGTACTTCAGCGGCTATACAAAACAGGGCTGGTAAGCCGTAACAGGAACGTTTATGAAAAAACAGTTTGGCTTTAAAACGGTCATAGCGCTGATGCTTTGTGCATCAGCGCTTACCTGTCTTGTCCTCGTCATCGCAGCCTGGCTGTATACCGGTGCCGATGTGGGGCTGTTCGGCGAAATCCGGACGTATATCGCCATGCGCCGTGATATAAAGGACACCTATATCGGGACGTATGACAGCCAAAAGGTCTCGGAGGCAGCTTTAAAAGCAACCGTCGATGCCCTTGATGACAAATGGTCGTATTACATGACGCCGTCGGAATATAAAAAGTATCAAAACGATGCCAACAACCAGTACGCCGGTATCGGTATCACCGTGAAAAAGGACGATGCGACAGGCGGCCTTCTTGTCCTGGGCGTAACGCCCGGCTCGGCTGCTGAAGAAGCCGGGCTTATAGCAGGCGACATCATCACGGCGATTGATGGTAAGGATATCACAAAACTCTCTCTTCATGACGCCTCCGCCCTGTTCGACCGCGCGCTCGGCCAGTCCGTCAGCTTGACGGTCGCGAGCCCAGACGGCAGTGAGCGCACACTAAGCGCTGTTTACGCCCTTGTCGATACAAAGCCGGTGCGCTCGGAACTAATTGATGGCAACGTCGGTTATATCGAGATTAAAAACTTTGAGGGCGGCACAGCAGATAGTTTTATAAAAGCGGCGGACGAACTCGTTGCCAAAGGCGCTCAATCCTTCGTGTTCGACGTGCGCAACAATGGTGGCGGCCGTGTGACAGAGCTTAAAAAAATGCTCGATTATCTCCTGCCGGAATGCGATATCTTTATCGCCGTCGATAAAAGCGGCAAGGAGGATGTGACGCGATCCGACGCGGAAAACGTCAAGCTGCCGGCCGTTGTGCTTGTCAACCAGTATTCCTACTCGGCGGCGGAGTATTTTGCGGCTGTCCTGCAGGAATACAAATATGCAACGGTTGTCGGCCAGCATACAACGGGTAAAAATCGCTCGCAGGTCACGCTCACGCTACCGGACGGCGGCGCGCTCCACATTTCCTCCGGGGAATATGTCACACCGCATCGCGTCAGCCTGTATGACGCCGGCGGTATCGCGCCGGATGTACCCGTTGATCTTTCCGAGGCGGACAATGCTCTTTTATACGGCGGGCAGCTCCCGCGCGATAAAGATATCCAGCTCAACAAAGCGCTCGACCTGTTAAAACAGTCATAAAGCCGACCGGTGGTTTATATTCTTGAAAGTAAAGCCGCCTATTTGACGGCTTGACAAAAATTCAAGTTTTTACTATAATTAGTGCTCATATACGGCCTTGAGCGCACTGCGCTTGAAAGGCCGTCTGACGGAAGAAGAAAGTGTCGGTGTCCTGCCGGCACGGTCTTTTTTTAAATCCTCGCGCGCCGTCATTCACGGGGCGGCACACAACAGCGCATTGCGATTAAATCGTTTAAAACGATTTTTCACATCGAAAGGATGGTGGCTATGGTTAAGGAAACAAGATACAAGATGAGTGAGGAACGCCTGAGCGAGCTCAAGGAAGAGCTCAATTATCTTGTGACCGTCAGAGAAAAAGAGGTAGCCGAGCAAATCAAGGAAGCACGGTCCTTTGGCGACCTTTCGGAAAACAGCGAATATGACGAGGCGAAAACGGAGCAGGGCAAGCTCTATTCCAAAATCGCTGAAATCAAAAACCTCATTGAAAACGCGGAGATTATCACAAAAAGTGACGAGACGGACAAGGTCGGCATCGGCAGCATCGTCACCGTCCGCGATTGTGAGCTCGGCCTTGAGGAGACGTATCAGGTCGTCGGCTCTCAAGAGGCTGATCCCATTACCGGTAAAATATCGGATGATTCGCCTTTCGGCAAAGAACTCATGGGCCACCGCGTCAGCGACATTGTGGAGGTCGAGGCGCCCGCCGGGCGGTTGGCATTTGAAATACTGAAAATCGGCAAATAAGCGTAACGGAGTGGACAATGGCGGACAATAACGTTTTACCGGCAGAGCAAGAACTGTCGGAACTGCTGCAGATTCGGCTCAACAAGCTCATCAAGCTGCAGGAGGAGGGGCAAGACCCCTTTCATATCACAAGATTTGAACGGTCGGTTTTTTCCGCCGATGTTCTCAATCAATTCGAGGCCATGGAAAACAGCGATGTCTCCATGGCCGGCCGCGTTATGGCGCGCCGCGGCATGGGCAAGGCGATTTTTGCCGACCTGCTGGACGACAAAGGCCGTATCCAGCTGTATATCCGATTAAACGATGTCGGAGAAGAAGCCTTTGAAGCGTTCAAGCGCGGCGACATTGGCGACATCATCGGCATTACAGGCTTTGTGTTTAAAACGCGTATGGGAGAAGTCTCGGTGCATTGCCGTTCCGTGCGCCTGCTCGCCAAATCACTCAGACCACTGCCGGAGAAATTCCACGGCCTGACGAATCAGGAGCTCAAGTACCGTCAGCGGTATGTCGACCTCATTATGAACCCTGAAACGCGGCGCGTTTTTGATATCCGCAGCCGCTTTATCCGCCATATCCGCGCCTTTTTGGACGCGCGCGGTTATATGGAGGTTGAAACGCCTGTTTTGAACACCATCTCCGGCGGCGCGACGGCACGGCCGTTTATCACGCATCACAACACGCTTGACCTCGATATGTATTTGCGCATCGCGACCGAGCTGCATCTCAAGCGCCTCATCGTGGGCGGTATTGAGCGCGTTTATGAGATCGGCCGTGTTTTCCGCAACGAGGGAATGGATACAAAGCACAACCCGGAGTTCACAACCGTCGAGCTCTATGAGGCCTATGCCGACTATCACGTTATGATGGACCTTTTTGAAGCGCTCTTGTCTCAGGCGGCGATGGCGCTTCTCGGAACATATAGCGTCAGCTGGCAATCGGACACTCTTGACCTAACGCCCGGCTGGCCGCGCCTGTCGATGGCCGACGCCGTCCTCAAGCACACGGGCGTTGACTTCATGGCCTTTACATCGACGGAAGACGCCGTCAAAGCCGCCGCCGCAATCGGCGTCAAGATGCCGGACGGCAAGGAGCCTTCATGGGGCGATTTACTCTACGAATGCTTCGACCAGCGCGTTGAGGACAAGCTCATACAGCCGGTCTTCATTATCGATCACCCCGTTGAGGTCTCGCCGCTGGCCAAGCGCAAGCCGGATGACCCGCGCCTGACCGAACGCTTTGAGCTGTTTATCTGCCATAATGAAATGGGCAACGCCTTCTCGGAGCTCAACGACCCCATCGACCAGAAGCAGCGATTTTTGCGTCAGGTCGCCCTGCGATGTGCCGGTGATGACGAGGCCTGTATGATGGACGACGATTTTATAACGGCGCTTGAATATGGTATGCCTCCGACGGGCGGACTCGGCATCGGGATCGACCGCTGTGTCATGATGCTCACAAACAGCGCCTCCATTCGAGACGTTCTTTTGTTCCCGACCATGAAACCAATCGAAGACTGAACGATAAAGCTGCGGCGTCTTGACACGATGCCACAGCTTTGTTTGTATAAGGGATGACGACATGACAGAAATCAAAAGCCGCAAAAACCCCATTATGGCGCATTTTAAAAAGCTTGGTGCTGACGGCGATTACCGGCGCGCCTGCTGTGAGTTCGTCTGCGATGGCGCCAAGCTGCTCAACGAGGCGATTGCCGCCGGAGCCGAAATCCATGCCGTTATCACAAGCGGGAAATGCCCCGATGCGCTGCCGGATGCCGTGCCGGTCTATTTTGTCACGCCTGATATCATCCGCACCATATCACCCCTGAAAAATCCGCAGAGCGTCATTTTCTCCTGCGGCATTCCGGCGGCAGCGGCGGCACTTGACCCTGCCGGCACCTTTATCATTCTTGAGGGCGTGCAGGATCCCGGCAACGTCGGTACTGTCATCCGCACGGCTGACGCTTTCAAGATGGACGGCGTCATCCTGACGGGCGGCTGCTGCGATTTGTATAACCCCAAAACGGTTCGCGCCACGATGGGGGCGCTCTTCCGGCAGCGTGTCGTTCTTCTGGAACTCGGCGCGATTGCTGCGCTGAAGGCGCAGGGTCTTGCCCTTTACGGCGCGGCGCTCGCCGGCGTCTGCCGGGACGTCCGTGCAGTTTCGCTTCAAAATGCGGCGATCGCCGTCGGCAGCGAGGGGGGCGGCTTGTCCCAAGCGCTGCTCGACCTCTGTGACGCGCGCGTCATGATTCCCATGGCGCCGGACAGCGAATCCTTAAACGCCGCTGTCGCCGCCGCCATCCTCATGTGGGAGGCAAAAAAGCATCTGTTCAGCATCTCATAGACCTAAAAGAAAGAGAGAGATACGCCATGGCATCGCTGAAGTATTGGGTCTGGCTGTCCTCACGGCCTGGTATGGGGCCGCTGACGGCCTTGAGGGTTCTCAACTGGTTCGCCTCGCCTGAGCAGGTCTTTTTTGCACCCGAGCAGGCGTACCGGGATGTCGGCGGCTTAACCCCGCGTGATATTGAGGCGCTGTCGGACAAGAATTTGTCTTCTGCCGCCAAAACACTTGAGGCCTGCGCGGAAAACGGCTATCGCATCATCACCCTCGGCGACGGTGATTATCCGGCGCGGCTTTTGAACATCGCAGACCCGCCGCTTGTCTTATACGTCCGGGGGCGGCTGCCCGTGATGGACGAGGAGGCGGCCATCGCCGTTGTCGGAACGCGCAAATGCACGCCTTACGGCGTCAAAGAGGCTGAACGGCTGGGCTATGAGCTGACGCGCTGCGGCTGTCTCGTCGTCACGGGTCTTGCGCGTGGAATCGATACGACCGTGGCGCTGGGGGCGCTGCGCGCGGGCGGGCGCGTCGTCGGCGTTCTTGGCTCCGGGCTTGATATCGTCTATCCGCCCGAAAACAGGCAGCTTTTTGAGGATGTCGCCGCGGTCGGCGCCATCCTCAGCGAATACCCGCCTCAGACGCCCGCGGCTGGCGAGCACTTCCCGCGCCGCAACAGGATCATGAGCGGGCTGTGCGTCGCCGTTGCCGTTGTGGAGGCACCGAAAAAAAGCGGCGCGCTTATCACGGCAAATTTCGCCCTAGAGCAGGGCAGAGACGTTTACGCCCTGCCGGGCAATGTCGACGCACCGGCTTGCGCGGGGTCTAATCAGCTGCTGCGCGAGGGGGCTGTGCTCGTCACATCGGGTCGCGAAATTGCCGAGGAATATATGGCGCTTTTCCCCGAAAAAATCTGTCTTGACAGGGAGAAAGTTCCGCTTGACAAAAAGCGTGCGGACAATCTGGCACGCGGCGCAGCCGACACAAATCGACGGATTTCGGCAAAAAAAGAGATTGACAACGCCAAAACCGTGGAATATATTGACCTAGTAAAACTGAAAGAACGCCTGAATGATGCGGAATATGCCGTTGTCACGGCTATCGGGTCGGAGACGCGCCACATAGACGAGATCATCGCCGCCTGTGCCCTGCGTGCGGGCGACGTTCTGTCGCTGCTCACGCTGCTGGAACTCGACGGCGTTGTCGAGCAGTCTTCAGGCAAATACTTTAAATTGTGTGACAGGATCAACGCGGAATAGGAATCGGCGCTGTGCTCCGGTCTTGATGATAACACGCCGCCAAAGCGGCCGTGACCATACCTGAAATGAGGACAAAACCGAATGGCGAAAGCAAAAACCAACCTTGTGATTGTCGAATCGCCTGCCAAAGCGAAAACGATCGGCAAATATCTCGGCAGTGACTATAAAGTGACGGCCTCGATGGGCCATCTGCGCGATTTGCCGAAAAGTACGCTGGGCGTTGATCTCGACAACGGCTTTATCCCCGATTACCAGCCTGTCAAAGGCCGGGAAACGACGATCAGCGAGCTGAAGACAGCCGCGAAAAACAGCGCCAAGGTCTACCTCGCGACCGACCCAGACCGCGAGGGCGAAGCGATTTCATGGCACCTCAAGGAGCTTCTCGGTCTCCGCGATGACGAAGCGCTCCGCGTCACTTTCAACGAGATCACAAAGCGCGTCGTGCGTGAGAGTATCGACAACCCGCGCGCCATTGACAAGGACCTTGTCGACGCGCAGCAAGCCCGGCGCATCTTAGACCGAATCGTCGGCTATAAGCTCAGCCCGCTCTTGTGGCGAAAAATTCGCCGCGGCCTGTCTGCCGGGCGCGTTCAGTCTGTGGCAACGCGCATGGTGACGGACCGGGAAGACGAAATCCGCGCTTTTGTCCCCGAGGAATACTGGCTGTTGTCCGTCAACGTCTCCCGAACGGTGAAGGACGGCCGTTTCAAAGCCTCTTTTCACGGCAAGGGCGACAAAAAGATGGAACTGACCAGCGAGGCTGAGGTCAAAACTGTTGTCGATGCCGTTGAAAACGCGCCGTTTACGGTCGGCGCAATCAAAAAGACGGAAAAAAAGCGGTCGTCACCGCCGCCGTTTATCACCTCAACGCTCCAGCAGGAGGCATCTCGCAAGCTCGGTATGACGCCACGGCGCGCCATGTCGATTGCCCAGCAGCTCTATGAGGGCATCGATATTGAGGGCGAGGGCACCGTCGGTCTCATCACCTATATGCGTACCGACTCGCTGCGCCTGTCTGAAGAGGCGCTCGGCGACGCAAAGAAGCTGATTATCGAGCAGTTCGGCCCGTCCTACTATCCAGGCGGCCCGACGCGGTATAAAACAAAAAATTCGGCGCAGGACGCGCACGAGGCTATCCGCCCGTCAAACGTCTTTATCACGCCCGACATGATTAAAGGCAGCGTCACAAGCGACCAGTACAAGCTCTATCGCCTGATCTGGAGCCGCTTTGTCGCCTGCCAGATGACAAGCGCCGTTTACGACAGCGTCACAGTTGATGTGGTATCCGCCGGATACGTTTTCCGGGCGACGAACGCCGTCATCAAATTCTCCGGTTTTACGGCCGTCTATGAGGAAGGCCGTGACGACGACAAGGAGGAGCAGTCGTCGCCCCTGCCGGAGCTGGAGACCGGCGAGACGCTCCGGCTGGAGGATATCGCCAGCGAGCAGAAATTTACACAGCCGCCGTCGCGTTACACCGAAGCCACGCTTATTAAAGCGATGGAGGAGACGGGCATCGGCAGGCCGAGCACCTACGCGCCGACGATTTCGACAATTCTAGACCGCGAGTACGTCGTCAAGGACGGCAAAAATCTCCGTCCGACGGCGCTCGGCGAGGTTGTCACAGGTCTTATGAAAGACCGCTTTGCCGACATCGTTGATTTAAAGTTTACGGCCCGCATGGAGGAATCCCTCGATAGCGTTGAGAAGGGTGTTAAGGACTGGCAGAGCCTGCTCTCCGAGTTCTACGGCGGATTCCGGCAATCCATCGATAGCGCGGAGGCCGCCCTGGAGGGAGAGCGGATCAAAATCCCGGACGAGGTGTCCGACGAGGTCTGCGACCGCTGCGGTCGCCAGATGGTCGTCAAAGCCGGGCGCTTCGGTCGTTTTCTCGCCTGCCCGGGGTACCCGGAGTGCAATTTTACAAAGCCGCTCGTCGTGGAGATGCCCGGCCGGTGCCCAAAGTGCCAAAGCCGCATCTTAAAGCGCACATCAAAAAACGGCTATACCTACTACGCCTGCGAAAAGCTGAAGGAATGCGGCTTTTTGACTTGGGACGTCCCCGTCAAGGACAACTGTCCCGACTGCGGGCATACATTATTTAAAAAGTCAGGCAAAGGCTTTAAAAAGCCGTTTTGCATCAACGAGGCCTGCCCGAACTTCCTGCCCGAGGACAAGAGAGGCTACAAAAAGAAAACGGATAATGCCGAAAACGCCAAGCCGGATCAAAAACAGGAGCAGAAGCAAGAGCAAAAAACGGCGAAAAAGCCGACAAAAAAGCCGGTAAAAAAAGCAGCGAAAAAACCGGCCGCCAAAACGGATAAACCGAAGAAAGGGGCCGGGCGCAAGTCGGCCGCCGCCGGCTGATGGCATCAGTCACGGTTGTTGGCGCGGGTCTTGCCGGCTGCGAGGCGGCCTGGCAGCTGGCGCAGGGCGGCCATCTCGTCACGCTTATCGACATGAAGCCCCGGCAAAAATCACCGGCGCATGTGTCCGATGATTTCTGCGAGCTCGTCTGCTCCAATTCGCTGCGCAGCGATGAGCTGGCCAATGCCGTCGGCCTTCTGAAAGAAGAAATGCGTCGGCTTAACAGCCTTGTGATGGCCTGTGCCGATCAAACACGCGTTCCGGCGGGCGGCGCACTCGCCGTCGACAGGACGGGCTTTTCGTCCCGCGTGACGGCGACCATCAAGAACCACCCGCGCATCACGGTGCGCGAAGAGGAAGTGACGGCGATTCCAGAAGGCCCTGTCATCGTCGCGACGGGGCCCTTGACGTCTGACGCGATGGCCGCGGCTGTGGCGCGCCTGATTCAAAATGAAGGCTATCTCAGCTTTTTCGATGCGGCCGCGCCGATCGTTACAAAAGAGAGCATTGATATGGCAAGCGCCTTTGAAGCCTCCCGTTATGGCAAAGGGACGGCCGATTATTTAAATTGCCCCCTTGATGAAGACGCCTACAAGGCGTTTTACCGGGCGCTTTGCCGCGCCGAGCAGGCTGAGGTTCACGGCTTTGAAGACGCGGGTGTCTTTGAGGGCTGTATGCCCATCGAGGTGATGGCGCGCCGTGGTGAGGACACGATGCGCTATGGGCCCCTAAAGCCCGTCGGGCTCACGGACCCGAGGACGGGACGCGAGCCATACGCCGTCGTCCAGCTCCGCCGCGATAACGCCGCGGGGACGCTGTATAACCTTGTCGGTTTTCAGACGCATCTGAAATTTGGCGAGCAAAAGCGCGTCTTTTCAATGATACCGGCGCTCGGCAGCGCCGACTTTGTACGTTACGGCGTCATGCATCGCAACACCTATCTCAATTCGCCCCGCCTGCTGGACCGGTATTACCGGCTGAAAGCAGATGTGCGCGTCCGTTTCGCCGGGCAGATGACCGGCGTGGAGGGCTACGTTGAATCGGCCGCCAGCGGCCTTCTCTGCGGCCTGGAGACGGCGCGGGAACTCTCGGGGCTGACACCTGCCGATTTTCCGGACGTCACGGCGCTTGGCGCTTTGGCTCAATACGTCTCGGGCGGTGCCGTGTCGAATTTTCAGCCGATGAATATCAATTTTGGCATCATCCGGCCTCTGGAACAACGCGTCAAAGGTAAGAGAAATAAGAATCAGGCCATATCGCAGCGGTCGCTTGATTGGATTGACCAATGGAAAGGTGAGAGGGAAAATGAAGATCATCATTGACGCCATGGGCGGCGACAACGCGCCGGACGAAATTGTCCGCGGTGCCGTCATGGCCTGCGAGGACTTTCAAATCGAGGCCATCCTAACAGGCCGTGGCGAGGACATCCTTCGCAGCCTTGAGAAAATGGGCAGAAAAGAGCTGCCGAAGGGCATTGAAATTGCCAATGCAAGCGATGTCATCGGGATGGACGAGGACCCCGTCACGGCCATCCGCGAGAAAAAGGATGCCTCGATGACGGTTGCGCTGGCTATGCTGCGTGACGGTGCCGGTGACGCCGTTGTCTCGGCGGGCAGCACAGGGGCGCTTTTATCGGGTGCAACGCTTGTCGTCAAGCGTATTCGGGGGATTCGCCGGGCGGCGCTCGCGCCTGTT belongs to Oscillospiraceae bacterium CM and includes:
- the ftsX gene encoding permease-like cell division protein FtsX translates to MKRRLWTPLQSVSSPSTTAGSSVTEWTGTTNMKRSNFTYYIKEGAAGIFAHGFMSFASVCIIVACLIIMGSFSLLAVNVNAIIDKFEKENVVLAFVDENLTEQQARALESQIESVPNVEYATFISRDEAMQSFESKYQDKSIFENLDSTVLRHRYAIYMRDISQTEQTQNDLSAINGIVKVNANLSIARGFVTVSNVVSAVSLTIAAVLLVISLFIMSNTIKLATFDRREEIAIMKMVGATNSFIRWPFVFQGFTLGLAGALIAFIAQWIIYALVANMLVNSYALTFVTTIPFSSVAIPIFLVFVGIGFGVGVGGSAMAIKNYLRV
- a CDS encoding peptidoglycan DD-metalloendopeptidase family protein, coding for MTRKWFIRIVAILLALLMAVSVLYIAVNSIKASAVTQSQIDSLKKQQKEIERKKQEIQSQINSLKYQQSTAMAKKNVLDNQIDLTQQEIANITDQIETYTQLIAAKETEVQQDQQYEDEQFALFKARMRTMEENGTISYIAVVFDASSFADLLARIDFVGDVMHYDQNLYMKLKAAKQATIDAKAALEVAKADQEADKADLQKKQTELTAQLAEAEALVQQLEDNLNQAKELYEQENAEGDKIQADINKKVEELRKQNEQSGNGVVGTGQLTWPTPSCMIVTSPFGMRMHPIYHEMRMHYGIDIGAKYGASIVAADSGTIIISEYSSSYGNYIVISHGNGMTTLYAHMSARLVKAGDKVTKGDTIGKVGSTGASTGAHLHFEVSKNGTRVNPLQYFSGYTKQGW
- the lysS gene encoding lysine--tRNA ligase, yielding MADNNVLPAEQELSELLQIRLNKLIKLQEEGQDPFHITRFERSVFSADVLNQFEAMENSDVSMAGRVMARRGMGKAIFADLLDDKGRIQLYIRLNDVGEEAFEAFKRGDIGDIIGITGFVFKTRMGEVSVHCRSVRLLAKSLRPLPEKFHGLTNQELKYRQRYVDLIMNPETRRVFDIRSRFIRHIRAFLDARGYMEVETPVLNTISGGATARPFITHHNTLDLDMYLRIATELHLKRLIVGGIERVYEIGRVFRNEGMDTKHNPEFTTVELYEAYADYHVMMDLFEALLSQAAMALLGTYSVSWQSDTLDLTPGWPRLSMADAVLKHTGVDFMAFTSTEDAVKAAAAIGVKMPDGKEPSWGDLLYECFDQRVEDKLIQPVFIIDHPVEVSPLAKRKPDDPRLTERFELFICHNEMGNAFSELNDPIDQKQRFLRQVALRCAGDDEACMMDDDFITALEYGMPPTGGLGIGIDRCVMMLTNSASIRDVLLFPTMKPIED
- the greA gene encoding transcription elongation factor GreA, giving the protein MVKETRYKMSEERLSELKEELNYLVTVREKEVAEQIKEARSFGDLSENSEYDEAKTEQGKLYSKIAEIKNLIENAEIITKSDETDKVGIGSIVTVRDCELGLEETYQVVGSQEADPITGKISDDSPFGKELMGHRVSDIVEVEAPAGRLAFEILKIGK
- the topA gene encoding type I DNA topoisomerase, translated to MAKAKTNLVIVESPAKAKTIGKYLGSDYKVTASMGHLRDLPKSTLGVDLDNGFIPDYQPVKGRETTISELKTAAKNSAKVYLATDPDREGEAISWHLKELLGLRDDEALRVTFNEITKRVVRESIDNPRAIDKDLVDAQQARRILDRIVGYKLSPLLWRKIRRGLSAGRVQSVATRMVTDREDEIRAFVPEEYWLLSVNVSRTVKDGRFKASFHGKGDKKMELTSEAEVKTVVDAVENAPFTVGAIKKTEKKRSSPPPFITSTLQQEASRKLGMTPRRAMSIAQQLYEGIDIEGEGTVGLITYMRTDSLRLSEEALGDAKKLIIEQFGPSYYPGGPTRYKTKNSAQDAHEAIRPSNVFITPDMIKGSVTSDQYKLYRLIWSRFVACQMTSAVYDSVTVDVVSAGYVFRATNAVIKFSGFTAVYEEGRDDDKEEQSSPLPELETGETLRLEDIASEQKFTQPPSRYTEATLIKAMEETGIGRPSTYAPTISTILDREYVVKDGKNLRPTALGEVVTGLMKDRFADIVDLKFTARMEESLDSVEKGVKDWQSLLSEFYGGFRQSIDSAEAALEGERIKIPDEVSDEVCDRCGRQMVVKAGRFGRFLACPGYPECNFTKPLVVEMPGRCPKCQSRILKRTSKNGYTYYACEKLKECGFLTWDVPVKDNCPDCGHTLFKKSGKGFKKPFCINEACPNFLPEDKRGYKKKTDNAENAKPDQKQEQKQEQKTAKKPTKKPVKKAAKKPAAKTDKPKKGAGRKSAAAG
- the trmFO gene encoding methylenetetrahydrofolate--tRNA-(uracil(54)-C(5))-methyltransferase (FADH(2)-oxidizing) TrmFO, with protein sequence MASVTVVGAGLAGCEAAWQLAQGGHLVTLIDMKPRQKSPAHVSDDFCELVCSNSLRSDELANAVGLLKEEMRRLNSLVMACADQTRVPAGGALAVDRTGFSSRVTATIKNHPRITVREEEVTAIPEGPVIVATGPLTSDAMAAAVARLIQNEGYLSFFDAAAPIVTKESIDMASAFEASRYGKGTADYLNCPLDEDAYKAFYRALCRAEQAEVHGFEDAGVFEGCMPIEVMARRGEDTMRYGPLKPVGLTDPRTGREPYAVVQLRRDNAAGTLYNLVGFQTHLKFGEQKRVFSMIPALGSADFVRYGVMHRNTYLNSPRLLDRYYRLKADVRVRFAGQMTGVEGYVESAASGLLCGLETARELSGLTPADFPDVTALGALAQYVSGGAVSNFQPMNINFGIIRPLEQRVKGKRNKNQAISQRSLDWIDQWKGERENEDHH
- a CDS encoding PDZ domain-containing protein, coding for MKKQFGFKTVIALMLCASALTCLVLVIAAWLYTGADVGLFGEIRTYIAMRRDIKDTYIGTYDSQKVSEAALKATVDALDDKWSYYMTPSEYKKYQNDANNQYAGIGITVKKDDATGGLLVLGVTPGSAAEEAGLIAGDIITAIDGKDITKLSLHDASALFDRALGQSVSLTVASPDGSERTLSAVYALVDTKPVRSELIDGNVGYIEIKNFEGGTADSFIKAADELVAKGAQSFVFDVRNNGGGRVTELKKMLDYLLPECDIFIAVDKSGKEDVTRSDAENVKLPAVVLVNQYSYSAAEYFAAVLQEYKYATVVGQHTTGKNRSQVTLTLPDGGALHISSGEYVTPHRVSLYDAGGIAPDVPVDLSEADNALLYGGQLPRDKDIQLNKALDLLKQS
- a CDS encoding RNA methyltransferase encodes the protein MTEIKSRKNPIMAHFKKLGADGDYRRACCEFVCDGAKLLNEAIAAGAEIHAVITSGKCPDALPDAVPVYFVTPDIIRTISPLKNPQSVIFSCGIPAAAAALDPAGTFIILEGVQDPGNVGTVIRTADAFKMDGVILTGGCCDLYNPKTVRATMGALFRQRVVLLELGAIAALKAQGLALYGAALAGVCRDVRAVSLQNAAIAVGSEGGGLSQALLDLCDARVMIPMAPDSESLNAAVAAAILMWEAKKHLFSIS
- the dprA gene encoding DNA-processing protein DprA, which codes for MASLKYWVWLSSRPGMGPLTALRVLNWFASPEQVFFAPEQAYRDVGGLTPRDIEALSDKNLSSAAKTLEACAENGYRIITLGDGDYPARLLNIADPPLVLYVRGRLPVMDEEAAIAVVGTRKCTPYGVKEAERLGYELTRCGCLVVTGLARGIDTTVALGALRAGGRVVGVLGSGLDIVYPPENRQLFEDVAAVGAILSEYPPQTPAAGEHFPRRNRIMSGLCVAVAVVEAPKKSGALITANFALEQGRDVYALPGNVDAPACAGSNQLLREGAVLVTSGREIAEEYMALFPEKICLDREKVPLDKKRADNLARGAADTNRRISAKKEIDNAKTVEYIDLVKLKERLNDAEYAVVTAIGSETRHIDEIIAACALRAGDVLSLLTLLELDGVVEQSSGKYFKLCDRINAE